In one window of Arachis ipaensis cultivar K30076 chromosome B06, Araip1.1, whole genome shotgun sequence DNA:
- the LOC107645182 gene encoding N-terminal acetyltransferase B complex catalytic subunit NAA20 isoform X1: MTTIRRFCCNDLLRFASVNLDHLSLSLSLSLSLSLSAQLDDFVFQFNMSFYMTYLARWPDYFHVAEGPGNRIMGYIMGKVEGQGESWHGHVTAVTVAPEYRRQQLAKKLMNLLEDISDNIDKAYFVDLFVRASNAPAIKMYEKLGYVIYRRVLRYYSGEEDGLDMRKALSRDVEKKSIIPLKRPITPDELEYD, encoded by the exons ATGACCACCATCCGCCGCTTTTGCTGCAACGATCTCCTTCGCTTTGCCTCCGTCAACCTAgaccatctctctctctctctctctctctctctctctctctctctctcagctCAACTTGATGATTTTGTGTTTCAGTTCAATATGTCTTTCTACATGACCTATCTCGCCAGATGGCCAGACTATTTTCATGTTGCCGAAGGCCCTGGAAACCGAATCATGGGTTACA TTATGGGTAAAGTAGAGGGACAAGGAGAATCTTGGCATGGGCATGTCACTGCAGTAACCGTTGCTCCCGAGTATCGGCGGCAGCAATTAGCCAAGAAACTCATGAATTTGCTAGAAGACATCAGCGACAACAT TGACAAGGCTTATTTCGTTGATCTTTTTGTGAGAGCATCAAATGCACCAGCCATCAAGATGTATGAAAAG CTTGGCTATGTGATTTATCGACGAGTGCTACGCTACTACTCTGGGGAAGAAGATGGATTGG ATATGAGGAAGGCATTGTCTCGCGATGTTGAAAAGAAGTCAATCATTCCTCTTAAACGACCAATCACGCCGGATGAATTAGAGTATGATTAA
- the LOC107645184 gene encoding uncharacterized protein LOC107645184, translated as MMKDFPSCFGENGVQVADASSSSSSSITTTRASQNVVTCVYQCKLRGFSCLIISLSWSKNLMGQGFTVGIDEMNNRQSLCKVDIKPWLFSKRKGSKNLDVESSRIHIIWDLSSAKFGSGPEPLEGFYVAVLFDKEMVLLLGDLKKEACKKVNSDYVHYVNEAIFIAKREHIFGKRFYSCKAQFCDKGQVHDVRIECDATIGVNNKNSEPCLVIRIDSKTVMQVKQLKWKFRGNHTILVDGLAVEVFWDLHNWLFGNALGNAVFMFRTCISSTEKGKSSVSDPSVLSQQLRESQLQFSLILYAWKNE; from the coding sequence ATGATGAAGGATTTTCCTTCTTGTTTTGGAGAGAATGGTGTTCAGGTAGCAGATGCATCatcatcctcctcctcttcaaTCACAACAACAAGAGCATCACAGAATGTGGTTACTTGTGTCTATCAGTGCAAGCTAAGAGGATTTTCTTGCTTGATCATCAGTCTCTCATGGAGCAAGAATCTCATGGGTCAAGGCTTCACTGTTGGAATAGATGAGATGAACAATCGTCAAAGCCTCTGCAAGGTTGATATAAAACCATGGCTCTTCTCAAAGAGAAAAGGGTCCAAGAATTTGGATGTTGAATCTAGCAGAATACACATAATTTGGGACTTGAGCTCTGCTAAATTTGGTTCAGGGCCAGAACCATTGGAAGGGTTCTATGTAGCTGTTTTGTTCGACAAAGAAATGGTGTTGCTCCTAGGTGATCTcaaaaaggaagcatgcaagaaGGTTAACAGTGACTATGTTCATTATGTTAATGAAGCCATTTTCATTGCAAAGAGAGAACACATATTTGGCAAGAGATTCTACAGTTGCAAGGCTCAGTTTTGTGACAAGGGTCAAGTTCATGATGTTAGGATTGAGTGTGACGCAACAATAGGTGTTAACAATAAAAACAGTGAGCCTTGTCTTGTGATTAGGATTGATAGCAAGACAGTGATGCAGGTGAAGCAACTCAAGTGGAAGTTCAGAGGGAACCACACCATTTTGGTGGATGGTTTAGCAGTGGAAGTGTTTTGGGATTTGCATAATTGGCTCTTTGGAAATGCTTTGGGGAATGCAGTGTTCATGTTCAGAACATGCATTTCAAGTACTGAGAAGGGGAAATCATCAGTTTCAGATCCTAGTGTTTTGTCTCAACAGTTAAGGGAGTCACAGTTACAATTCTCTCTCATTTTGTATGCTTGGAAGAATGAGTAG
- the LOC107645182 gene encoding N-terminal acetyltransferase B complex catalytic subunit NAA20 isoform X2, translating to MTTIRRFCCNDLLRFASVNLDHLSQFNMSFYMTYLARWPDYFHVAEGPGNRIMGYIMGKVEGQGESWHGHVTAVTVAPEYRRQQLAKKLMNLLEDISDNIDKAYFVDLFVRASNAPAIKMYEKLGYVIYRRVLRYYSGEEDGLDMRKALSRDVEKKSIIPLKRPITPDELEKVYWKG from the exons ATGACCACCATCCGCCGCTTTTGCTGCAACGATCTCCTTCGCTTTGCCTCCGTCAACCTAgaccatctctc TCAGTTCAATATGTCTTTCTACATGACCTATCTCGCCAGATGGCCAGACTATTTTCATGTTGCCGAAGGCCCTGGAAACCGAATCATGGGTTACA TTATGGGTAAAGTAGAGGGACAAGGAGAATCTTGGCATGGGCATGTCACTGCAGTAACCGTTGCTCCCGAGTATCGGCGGCAGCAATTAGCCAAGAAACTCATGAATTTGCTAGAAGACATCAGCGACAACAT TGACAAGGCTTATTTCGTTGATCTTTTTGTGAGAGCATCAAATGCACCAGCCATCAAGATGTATGAAAAG CTTGGCTATGTGATTTATCGACGAGTGCTACGCTACTACTCTGGGGAAGAAGATGGATTGG ATATGAGGAAGGCATTGTCTCGCGATGTTGAAAAGAAGTCAATCATTCCTCTTAAACGACCAATCACGCCGGATGAATTAGA GAAGGTGTATTGGAAGGGCTAG
- the LOC107646206 gene encoding F-box protein SKIP17, which produces MGSILLEVAKHSYRNRASVHNSLTWPLPPDLTIKVFSLVDKSSLCHAAATCKLFRNWAKDPFCYSHIDLRTPVPKVNDALVATIIHRAGKALRSLMLGVVPDATTSSGSCQPLSDTPRKCYSCGHKRSQKDSCHLTRCCLNPLNADGGALGALLRKLHLYNIGQMDSPSLVETLSVCPSLLDLEIVGLDVELGRILSSVSANCHLIERFAFAASTTGRNKILNIQTCSHLVAGCPHLTSLSLRGIRIHDYKVRILVKGFQKLKYLDFSRSVSITGSFLRNLGNSKGGNFLEFLNLRDCMHLKEMEVARLLTAIIAGNFKSLVHLDISNREGLGLRTDRQHMCYSSSIMPVKEVLDTRPWMRLMVDYPSDRSNRDP; this is translated from the exons ATGGGTTCCATCCTCCTCGAAGTCGCCAAACACTCCTACAGAAACCGCGCTTCTGTTCACAACTCCCTCACCTGGCCCCTCCCCCCTGACCTCACCATCAAG GTCTTCTCATTGGTCGATAAAAGTAGCCTGTGCCATGCAGCAGCTACTTGTAAGTTGTTTAGAAACTGGGCTAAAGATCCTTTCTGCTATTCACATATTGATTTGAGAACACCTGTTCCAAAGGTGAACGATGCACTAGTCGCCACTATCATACACCGAGCTGGAAAGGCACTAAG GTCTCTCATGCTTGGTGTTGTCCCTGATGCTACTACTTCATCCGGATCATGTCAGCCACTTTCTGATACTCCCAGAAAATGTTATTCATGTGGTCATAAGAGGTCACAGAAGGATTCATGCCATCTTACAAGATGCTGTTTAAACCCTTTAAATGCAGATGGTGGTGCTCTGGG GGCCCTTTTGAGAAAGCTACACTTGTATAATATTGGACAGATGGATTCACCGTCACTTGTTGAGACATTGTCAGTATGTCCTTCTCTCCTTGATCTGGAAATTGTAGGGCT AGATGTTGAACTGGGGCGTATCTTAAGTTCAGTGAGTGCAAACTGCCACTTAATAGAGCGTTTTGCTTTTGCAGCTTCAACAACTG GTCGTAATAAAATTCTGAATATCCAAACCTGTTCACATCTAGTAGCTGGTTGCCCACATCTAACTTCTTTATCTCTTAGAGGCATTAGGATACATGATTATAAAGTTCGCATATTGGTTAAG GGGTTTCAGAAACTGAAATATCTTGACTTTTCAAGATCCGTTTCAATCACGGGAAGCTTCTTGag AAACCTTGGAAATAGCAAAGGTGGGAATTTTCTTGAGTTCTTAAATTTGAGGGATTGCATGCATCTCAAAGAG ATGGAAGTTGCTAGATTGTTGACAGCAATCATTGCAGGCAATTTCAAATCACTTGTTCATCTC GACATATCCAACAGGGAAGGCTTAGGATTAAGGACTGACCGGCAGCATATGTGCTACAGCTCTAG TATTATGCCGGTCAAGGAGGTTTTGGATACAAGGCCTTGGATGCGTTTGATGGTTGATTATCCATCAGACAGAAG CAACAGAGACCCCTGA
- the LOC107645183 gene encoding pre-mRNA-splicing factor 18, whose amino-acid sequence MDLLKQELLKKRQSLAEVTGGKRVFKRSEIQQKEIQKLREQEKRELEAKSNRHDNATTNSNNNNASSTSGSASAAAASSSTGGTSKLPGSASSLAAGTSLTEEQNIDKLVLSKQEVIRRLRFLKQPVTLFGEDDDARLDRLKYVLKAGLFEVDSDMTEGQTNDFLRDIAELRKRQKTGMLGERKRQKAEDGASEDREGGAGDDDLSEGSSGMEGDKDSDSKRMKANFEELCEEDKILVFFKKLLNEWKQELQEMPEAERRTAKGKSMVATFKQCARYLNPLFKFCRKKVLPDDIRQALMIVVDCCMKRDYLAAMDHYIKLAIGNAPWPIGVTMVGIHERSAREKIYTNSVAHIMNDETTRKYLQSIKRLMTFCQRRYPTMPSKAVEFNSLANGSDLQSLLAEERFSGGTNQASEERLRIMPAPRDS is encoded by the exons ATGGATCTCCTCAAGCAAGAGCTCCTCAAGAAGCGCCAATCCCTCGCCGAGGTCACCGGCGGAAAGAGAGTCTTCAAGCGCTCCGAGATCCAACAGAAGGAGATCCAGAAGCTCCGCGAGCAAGAGAAGCGTGAGTTGGAAGCCAAATCCAATCGCCACGACAACGCCACCACcaatagcaacaacaacaatgcgTCCTCCACCTCCGGCTCAGCCTCCGCTGCCGCCGCATCGTCTTCCACCGGTGGTACATCCAAGCTCCCCGGTTCTGCCTCTTCCTTAGCCGCGGGAACCTCCCTCACCGAGGAGCAGAACATCGACAAGCTCGTCCTCTCAAAACAGGAGGTCATCCGCCGCCTCCGGTTCCTCAAGCAGCCGGTGACGCTGTTCGGCGAAGACGACGATGCCAGGCTGGATCGCCTGAAGTACGTGCTGAAAGCTGGTTTGTTTGAAGTCGATAGCGACATGACGGAAGGGCAGACCAATGATTTCCTGCGCGATATTGCAGAGCTGAGAAAGCGTCAGAAGACGGGGATGCTGGGCGAGAGGAAGAGGCAGAAGGCGGAGGACGGCGCTTCCGAGGACAGGGAAGGTGGTGCTGGAGATGACGATTTGAGTGAAGGGTCCAGTGGCATGGAAGGCGACAAGGACTCCGATTCGAAGCGGATGAAAGCGAATTTTGAGGAGCTGTGCGAGGAGGATAAGATTTTGGTTTTCTTCAAGAAGCTGCTGAACGAGTGGAAGCAAGAGCTGCAGGAGATGCCGGAGGCCGAGAGGCGAACGGCGAAAGGGAAGTCCATGGTCGCCACGTTCAAGCAGTGCGCGCGGTACCTCAACCCGCTGTTCAAGTTCTGCAGGAAGAAG GTTCTTCCTGATGACATCCGACAGGCATTAATGATTGTGGTTGATTGCTGCATGAAGCGAGATTATCTGGCTGCAATGGACCATTACATCAAGCTGGCCATCGGGAATGCACCTTGGCCTATTGGTGTTACTATGGTTGGTATCCACGAAAGGTCTGCTCGTGAAAAGATCTACACCAACAGTGTTGCTCACATTATGAATGATGAGACTACTCGCAAGTACTTGCAATCAATTAAGAGGCTAATGACATTTTGCCAACGTCGATACCCAACAATGCCATCTAAAGCTGTTGAGTTTAACAGCTTGGCAAATGGTAGTGATTTGCAGTCACTACTAGCAGAGGAGAGATTTAGTGGGGGAACCAATCAAGCATCTGAGGAGAGACTTAGGATAATGCCTGCTCCAAGAGATAGCTAG
- the LOC107645181 gene encoding uncharacterized protein LOC107645181: protein MVERRADLSLPMQRDCLIHYFKCLSMVEPLFTSISSDADPILFVWYDAFNPDHQDGVPSQLKGIQLEKAAVVFNLGAIYSQIAASCDRTTALGRHLAIEAFKVAANFFRKLGQFFANDVVSATLDLTLLFADFLHLLFSAQASELELHELLNKNDASYAFQQHRCALAFISVYELHRRAYETIRNDSAAWKHFRSFDRTWLTHLKKKVTFLYAEARQRESSILPQSERPHVCSRVDSCALDHDAECVTEILVRGICSTKTQPFEIQIRMYVDLILSEYNPFKIMKDGKLVAYPWDMPPPYPTDSAILSSSMSSSSLSDILGSLPLKKTEPLNLYESFGNLVAYPWDMPPPYPIDLAILLSSLSSSSLSDILGFLPLKKTEPLNLYESLRSYFVLKYSESVANRVEGLLQMLHKLRNEMLRDDLSLPLRRDCLILYLKYLCMIEPVFPMNASPNPPIFVWYNAIIPHQHSSQHNIHLEKASVLFNLGSLCTRIALSCDLTTIHGLRLAMDALNDASRWLTRLRYCESRLASGTTDLSEHYINMIIRQFARLKSKFPCPQSVESSSPRYRAYSAYDPVKYELLAYDPSDVTEQFLLGYCKGYSMVQEVCERGLPWETPPCLDLLSEVSPVKIKDGNLVANATLEAPNSALENMSLQETTL from the exons ATGGTGGAGCGTAGAGCGGACCTCTCCCTTCCCATGCAACGTGACTGCCTCATCCACTACTTCAAATGCCTTTCCATGGTTGAGCCACTCTTCACCTCTATCTCTTCCGACGCCGACCCCATTCTCTTTGTCTGGTACGACGCCTTCAACCCTGACCATCAAGATGGGGTCCCCTCACAGCTTAAGGGCATCCAATTGGAGAAGGCCGCTGTTGTCTTCAACCTCGGAGCCATCTACAGCCAGATTGCTGCCTCTTGCGACCGTACCACCGCCCTTGGCCGTCACCTTGCAATCGAAGCCTTCAAAGTTGCCGCCAATTTCTTCCGCAAACTCGGGCAGTTTTTTGCCAACGACGTGGTCTCCGCCACCCTCGATTTAACTCTCCTCTTCGCCGATTTTCTGCACCTCCTCTTCTCCGCTCAGGCTTCCGAGCTCGAATTACACGAACTCCTCAACAAAAACGACGCCAGTTACGCTTTCCAACAACACCGATGTGCCCTAGCGTTTATATCG gtTTATGAGCTTCATCGTAGAGCGTATGAAACGATAAGGAATGATTCGGCTGCATGGAAACATTTCCGCTCTTTTGACCGAACCTGGTTAACTCATCTTAAAAAGAAGGTGACATTCTTATACGCGGAGGCTCGTCAGAGGGAATCATCCATCCTACCCCAATCCGAGCGACCTCATGTTTGTTCAAGGGTCGATTCTTGTGCTCTTGATCATGATGCAGAATGTGTCACTGAGATATTAGTTAGAGGGATTTGCTCGACGAAAACCCAGCCATTCGAAATACAAATCCGAATGTACGTTGACCTCATCCTCTCCGAGTACAATCCTTTCAAGATTATGAAGGATGGAAAGTTGGTGGCTTACCCATGGGATATGCCTCCTCCTTATCCAACAGATTCGGCGATCCTCTCATCTTCGATGTCTTCTTCGTCCTTGTCGGATATTCTTGGATCCCTTCCTTTGAAGAAGACTGAGCCCTTGAATCTCTATGAGTCCTTTGGAAACTTGGTGGCTTACCCATGGGATATGCCTCCTCCTTATCCAATAGATTTGGCAATCCTCTTATCTTCGTTGTCTTCTTCGTCCTTGTCGGATATTCTTGGATTCCTTCCTTTGAAGAAGACTGAGCCCTTGAATCTCTATGAGTCCCTGCGCAGTTACTTTGTCCTCAAATACTCTGAGAGCGTGGCAAACAGAGTAGAAGGCCTTCTCCAAATGCTACACAAATTGCGCAATGAGATGCTGCGTGATGACCTTTCGCTACCCCTTCGCCGTGACTGCCTCATCCTTTATTTGAAATACCTTTGCATGATTGAGCCTGTTTTCCCTATGAATGCCTCACCCAACCCACCTATCTTTGTTTGGTACAATGCCATCATCCCTCATCAGCACTCTTCTCAGCATAACATCCATTTGGAGAAGGCCTCTGTTCTCTTCAACCTGGGATCCCTCTGCACCCGCATTGCTCTCTCCTGCGATCTCACCACCATCCATGGCCTTCGCCTTGCCATGGACGCCTTAAATGATGCTTCACGTTGGCTCACTCGACTGAGATACTGTGAGTCTCGCCTGGCATCTGGCACGACTGACTTGTCAGAACACTACATCAATATGATAATCCGTCAGTTTGCCCGCTTGAAATCGAAGTTTCCTTGTCCCCAATCTGTTGAATCATCATCACCTAGATATCGT GCCTACTCAGCTTATGATCCGGTCAAATATGAGCTTTTGGCTTATGATCCAAGTGATGTCACTGAACAATTTCTTTTGGGATATTGTAAGGGTTATTCCATGGTTCAAGAGGTATGTGAAAGAGGATTGCCATGGGAAACACCACCATGCTTGGACCTTCTCTCTGAGGTTAGCCCTGTCAAGATTAAGGATGGAAATCTTGTGGCCAATGCAACCTTAGAGGCACCAAATTCAGCATTGGAGAACATGAGCTTGCAGGAGACGACACTATAG
- the LOC107645182 gene encoding N-terminal acetyltransferase B complex catalytic subunit NAA20 isoform X3 has protein sequence MTTIRRFCCNDLLRFASVNLDHLSQFNMSFYMTYLARWPDYFHVAEGPGNRIMGYIMGKVEGQGESWHGHVTAVTVAPEYRRQQLAKKLMNLLEDISDNIDKAYFVDLFVRASNAPAIKMYEKLGYVIYRRVLRYYSGEEDGLDMRKALSRDVEKKSIIPLKRPITPDELE, from the exons ATGACCACCATCCGCCGCTTTTGCTGCAACGATCTCCTTCGCTTTGCCTCCGTCAACCTAgaccatctctc TCAGTTCAATATGTCTTTCTACATGACCTATCTCGCCAGATGGCCAGACTATTTTCATGTTGCCGAAGGCCCTGGAAACCGAATCATGGGTTACA TTATGGGTAAAGTAGAGGGACAAGGAGAATCTTGGCATGGGCATGTCACTGCAGTAACCGTTGCTCCCGAGTATCGGCGGCAGCAATTAGCCAAGAAACTCATGAATTTGCTAGAAGACATCAGCGACAACAT TGACAAGGCTTATTTCGTTGATCTTTTTGTGAGAGCATCAAATGCACCAGCCATCAAGATGTATGAAAAG CTTGGCTATGTGATTTATCGACGAGTGCTACGCTACTACTCTGGGGAAGAAGATGGATTGG ATATGAGGAAGGCATTGTCTCGCGATGTTGAAAAGAAGTCAATCATTCCTCTTAAACGACCAATCACGCCGGATGAATTAGA ATGA